A region of [Bacteroides] pectinophilus DNA encodes the following proteins:
- the dnaN gene encoding DNA polymerase III subunit beta, with the protein MKLVFSKSELSKGVNIVSKAIPTRTSMPILECIMIDSTEGQIKFTANDMELGIETIVEGDILEKGKIAIDAKIFSDIVRKLPDNDITIQTDDNYNALITCENSKFNISGKSGDDFSFLPVIEKQKSIRLSQFALRELVNQTIFCTAPNDNNKMMAGELFEVIDSELKVVALDGHRIAIRKKKLEGRADDVKVVVPGKTLNEISKILSTDADDMMNIYFSNNHILFEFDQTIVVSRLIEGEYFKISQMLSSDYETRITANKKEMLGSIDRATLLIKESDKKPIILNITDGNMEVKVVSSIGSLNENVAVEKEGKDIMIGFNPKFLMDALGKIDDENVDIYLLNPKAPCFIRDKEENYIYLILPVNFTA; encoded by the coding sequence ATGAAATTAGTTTTTTCAAAGTCAGAACTCTCAAAGGGAGTTAATATTGTTTCAAAAGCAATTCCTACCAGAACATCAATGCCTATACTCGAATGTATAATGATTGATTCCACCGAAGGTCAGATCAAGTTCACTGCCAATGACATGGAGCTTGGAATTGAGACTATTGTAGAAGGCGATATTCTTGAGAAGGGCAAGATTGCAATTGATGCAAAGATTTTTTCTGATATTGTCCGTAAGCTTCCTGATAATGATATTACTATCCAGACTGATGATAATTACAATGCACTGATTACCTGTGAGAATTCAAAGTTCAATATATCAGGTAAATCAGGTGATGATTTTTCATTCCTTCCAGTTATTGAAAAGCAGAAGTCTATAAGACTTTCACAGTTTGCATTGAGAGAGCTTGTTAATCAGACTATATTCTGTACAGCTCCTAATGACAACAATAAGATGATGGCAGGTGAGCTTTTTGAGGTTATTGACTCAGAACTTAAGGTAGTAGCACTTGACGGACACAGAATTGCCATACGTAAGAAGAAGCTTGAAGGAAGAGCAGATGATGTAAAGGTTGTTGTTCCGGGTAAGACGCTTAACGAGATAAGCAAGATTCTTTCTACAGATGCCGATGACATGATGAATATTTATTTCTCAAATAATCACATTTTGTTTGAGTTTGACCAGACTATTGTTGTTTCAAGACTTATAGAGGGTGAATACTTTAAGATAAGCCAGATGCTTTCAAGTGATTATGAGACCAGGATTACTGCCAATAAAAAAGAGATGCTTGGTTCTATAGACAGAGCAACACTGCTTATCAAAGAAAGCGACAAAAAGCCGATTATTCTTAATATCACTGACGGCAATATGGAAGTTAAGGTTGTATCTTCAATTGGTTCACTTAATGAGAATGTTGCAGTTGAAAAAGAGGGAAAGGACATAATGATTGGCTTTAACCCTAAGTTTCTTATGGATGCACTTGGTAAGATAGATGATGAGAACGTCGACATATATCTGCTTAATCCTAAGGCACCATGTTTCATACGTGACAAGGAAGAGAATTACATTTATCTGATTCTTCCTGTCAACTTTACGGCTTAA